The genomic region CCGGCTGACGGCCGCAGTCGTGCTGGGCGAGGAGCTGCCGCCGGCGCTGCGCGAGGCGGGGGTGCGGGCCGAAAACTACGCCCCCGACCGCTTCCTCGTGGCGGCCTGAGCCGGCGGGGCGACGGGGCGGGAAGGACGCCGGCGGTGTCACATCCCTGGGACGACGAGACGCTGTGGCCGCGCCGGCTCGCCGCCTGGCCCTGCCGGGAGCGGATCACCACGCGCTGGCGCGACAACGACGTCTACGGCCACCTCAACAACACCGTCTACTACGAGTTCTTCGACGCGGTCATCAATGCGCGGATGATCCGCGCGGGACTGCTCGACCCCCTGCGCTCACCCGCATACGGGATCGTCGCGGAAACCGCCTGCCG from Rhodothalassiaceae bacterium harbors:
- a CDS encoding thioesterase, with the protein product MSHPWDDETLWPRRLAAWPCRERITTRWRDNDVYGHLNNTVYYEFFDAVINARMIRAGLLDPLRSPAYGIVAETACRYLSSLAYPQEVTVGFGVARLGRTSVVWHLAVFGAEEGDPAALGRFVHVFVARGDGRPTPVPDALRAHLEGLRLAGA